From Aspergillus fumigatus Af293 chromosome 5, whole genome shotgun sequence, a single genomic window includes:
- a CDS encoding non-canonical purine NTP pyrophosphatase gives MIPTVKLNFITSNKNKLAEVKAILGNVVEIDSQAIEVPEIQGSIEEIAKEKARRAAEEIGGPVLTEDTALGFRALKGLPGAYIKHFLSALGHDGLNKMLDSFEDRSAEAVCTFAFCRGPGEEPILFQGRTEGIIVRPRGPLNFGWDPIFEHNGMTYAEMDKEEKNRVSHRYKALAKLKQWLEDGTLP, from the exons ATGATACCTACGGTGAAGCTAAACTTCATCACTAGTAATAAAAACAAATTGGCTGAAGTGAAAGCGATACTGGGAAATGTAGTTGAGATTGACAGCCAAGCAATCGAGGTGCCCGAGATACAGGGATCCATTGAAGAGATTGCGAAAGAAAAGGCTAGGCGTGCAGCAGAAGAG ATAGGCGGCCCTGTCTTGACAGAGGATACAGCGCTTGGATTCCGCGCTCTAAAAGGACTTCCAGGCGCATATAT TAAACATTTCTTGAGCGCACTGGGACACGACGGCCTCAACAAGATGCTTGACTCTTTCGAGGACCGAAGTGCAGAAGCCGTTTGCACATTTGCTTTCTGTCGTGGtcctggagaagaaccaATACTTTTCCAGGGAAGGACTGAG GGTATTATTGTGAGGCCGAGAGGCCCATTGAACTTCG GCTGGGATCCCATATTCGAACATAATGGGATGACATATGCTGAGATGGATAAGGAGGAAAAG AATCGAGTTTCGCACAGGTACAAGGCTCTCGCCAAGCTAAAGCAGTGGCTCGAAGATGGGACTCTACCTTGA
- a CDS encoding nucleoside triphosphates FAP7 — MRKSPNVIITGTPGVGKTVHCEKLAQEVGLRHLSINQVAKDRGCFESYDQDLETWIVDEDKLLDAIEDEVLQGGYLIDWHACDLFPKSWIDLVVVLRCPSTSILYDRLSARKYKEAKLQENLDSEIFGILSEEAREAFDEQIVVELNSEEDDDVETNCARISAWIESWKESRPENRE; from the exons ATGCGAAAATCTCCGAATGTGATCATCACAGGCACCCCTGGTGTAGGGAAAACTGTTCATTGCGAGAAATTAGCGCAGGAGGTCGGCTTGCGACACCTATCGATAAACCAGGTTGCCAAAGATCGAGGTTGCTTCGAAAGCTATGACCAGGATTTGGAAACCTGGATCGTTGACGAGGACAAA TTACTGGATGCGATTGAAGATGAGGTGCTTCAGGGTGGCTACTTGATTGATTGGCATGCATGCGACTTGTTTCCCAAATCATGGATAGATCTCGTGGTGGTCTTGCGATGTCCGTCGACTTCCATTTTATATGACCGTCTTTCTGCGAG AAAATACAAGGAGGCCAAATTGCAGGAAAACTTAGATTCTGAGATATTCGGCATCTTGTCAGAGGAAGCGCGCGAAGCTTTTGACGAACAGATAGTCGTGGAGCTCAAcagtgaggaggatgatgatgtagagACTAACTGTGCGAGGATTTCAGCCTGGATAGAATCCTGGAAAGAAAGCCGACCGGAAAACAGAGAGTGA
- a CDS encoding C78 family peptidase, with product MGQDDVHHPACPFCPFSDLDDTFVAQHIEYCHPEAVGQTEPTSGENGDEDRSTPIYQQPQMPGGENVYIKCSQSNGEILPSAEIPYHLDIHAAEDFAVDNAPSIYSKRSVTVSKVQNPILPRSHNRTGDDKVPEDPCNVSAQPRVRRGSPDSSSTGNEVTSPLLANVSHPGSVKRLGVLYPDWKYLGIALTGAQRAELGPYAHEKRMPTWLRRLLEQGAKKTQSNIIGPDGKLSRLDTTDNEASNVIPVLSQLCEQDKSVQRAVFCSPNVRQISKMPREGGFCGYRNIQMLISYIQGSHISGHERFTETLPTILQLQDMIEHAWDMGFNSVGRAETGGIRGTRKYIGTPEVICEASSIGESRDSHAHDALYAAVAAYFRCACSLDGDEKVFLTNLPPIYLQHHGHSLTIVGFEIRDDGGANLLVFDPMFKIPRPMRRLNGPSTLVSLDPTKILKAYRRGTAYLQKYKVFELLK from the exons ATGGGTCAAGACGACGTTCATCACCCAGCCTGTCCATTCTGTCCTTTTTCTGATCTTGATGACACTTTTGTTGCGCAGCATATTGAATACTGTCATCCCGAAGCCGTCGGACAGACTGAGCCTACGTCTGGAGAAAACGGGGATGAAGACCGATCGACTCCCATATACCAACAACCACAAATGCCAGGTGGTGAAAACGTGTATATCAAATGTTCACAAAGCAATGGTGAGATTCTGCCATCTGCTGAAATTCCATATCATCTTGATATTCACGCTGCAGAAGACTTTGCAGTTGACAATGCGCCATCAATCTATTCCAAACGCTCTGTGACAGTGAGCAAGGTTCAAAACCCAATTCTTCCACGCTCTCATAATCGAACTGGCGATGACAAGGTTCCCGAAGATCCTTGCAACGTTTCAGCCCAACCCCGGGTTCGAAGGGGGAGTCCTGACTCATCCTCAACAGGAAACGAGGTGACGAGCCCTCTGCTAGCCAATGTGTCACATCCTGGTAGTGTCAAAAGACTTGGAGTACTATACCCGGACTGGAAGTACTTAGGTATCGCGCTAACTGGGGCACAGCGTGCAGAACTGGGACCGTACGCTCATGAAAAACGTATGCCGACATGGCTTCGAAGACTACTAGAACAAGGCGCAAAGAAAACTCAATCCAACATCATTGGTCCGGATGGAAAGCTTTCAAGATTAGATACAACTGATAATGAGGCCAGCAATGTGATCCCAGTGCTCTCCCAGCTATGCGAACAAGATAAGTCTGTTCAGCGAGCTGTTTTCTGCAGTCCGAATGTCCGTCAGATTTCCAAGATGCCGAGGGAGGGCGGTTTCTGTGGCTACAGGAATATCCAGATGCTCATTTCGTACATTCAAGGATCTCATATCTCCGGTCATGAGCGTTTCACTGAAACGCTGCCGACTATTCTGCAGTTACAGGATATGATCGAACATGCATGGGATATGGGATTCAACAGCGTTGGAAGGGCTGAGACCGGGGGCATTCGCGGCACCAGGAAGTACATTGGCACGCCAGAGGTAAT CTGCGAAGCAAGTAGCATTGGAGAGAGCAGAGATTCGCATGCCCACGACGCCTTGTACGCGGCTGTCGCCGCCTATTTCCGTTGCGCATGCTCcttggatggagatgaaaaAGTCTTTTTGACCAATTTGCCTCCCATATATCTGCAACACCATG GTCACTCTTTGACTATAGTTGGCTTCGAAATCCGGGATGACGGAGGTGCGAATCTTTTGGTCTTCGATCCAATGTTTAAAATCCCTCGGCCAATGAGGCGACTTAATGGACCAAGTACATTGGTATCTCTCGATCCAACCAAGATCCTAAAAGCATATCGGCGCGGTACTGCCTATTTGCAGAAATACAAGGTGTTTGAGCTTCTCAAGTGA
- a CDS encoding aspartate kinase: MLNSCICKAACSCHTRPSSMGDQVQSDSSPYTLSMTNGSSNWVVQKFGGTSVGKFALNIIDHVVLPSLRENKVAVVCSARSSSTKAEGTTNRLLRAARDAEDAQSHEYVSLVEAVRLEHVQVVEIQIKSEPLRTQLISEINGECERVLKVLEAAQTLGEISARCVDKVISTGEKLSCRLMAAFLQDRGVDSQYVDLAEVIDFPIGSQGLDQDFYNNLATVLGRKIRDCEGRVPVVTGFFGTVPGGLLDQVGRGYTDLCAALVAVGVHAKELQVWKEVDGIFTADPRKVPTARLLPAITPAEAAELTFYGSEVIHPFTMEQVIRARIPIRIKNVMNPKGDGTVIFPDSTYELERTTPGHDPRLFRTRSPSLMQRPKRPTAVTIKHKILVINVHSNKRSLSHGFFAGIFSVLDRWRLSIDLISTSEVHVSMALHSEMPLLNGVGRDEYQIIDEDLKGALNDLQKYGTVDIIPEMAILSLVGKQMKNMIGVAGRMFTTLGENNVNIEMISQGASEINISCVIEERDADRALNIIHTSMFTFLD, from the exons ATGTTGAATTCTTGCATTTGCAAGGCAGCGTGTTCTTGTCATACTCGACCTAGCAGTATGGGAGACCAAGTACAATCTGATTCGAGTCCCTATACTCTGTCAATGACCAATGGCAGTTCAAACTGGGTAGTACAGAAATTTGGGGGCACCAGTGTCGGAAAGTTTGCCCTAAATATCATTGATCATGTTGTGCT GCCGAGTCTCAGAGAAAACAAAGTCGCCGTAGTATGTTCCGCAAGAAGCAGCTCAACCAAAGCTGAAGGTACCACGAACAG ACTCCTGCGAGCAGCCCGTGATGCCGAAGACGCCCAGTCGCACGAGTATGTTTCCTTGGTGGAGGCAGTTCGGCTCGAACATGTCCAGGTTGTTGAGATTCAGATAAAATCTGAACCCCTCAGAACCCAGTTAATTTCAGAGATCAATGGCGAGTGCGAAAGGGTCCTGAAGGTCCTTGAGGCTGCGCAAACGCTCGGGGAGATAAGTGCGCGTTGTGTGGACAAAGTCATCAGTACAGGAGAGAAACTTAGCTGCCGGTTGATGGCTGCCTTTCTACAAGACCGTGGTGTTGATTCACAATATGTGGATCTGGCGGAAGTGATTGATTTCCCTATCGGAAGTCAAGGCCTCGACCAGGACTTCTATAACAATCTTGCTACTGTTCTTGGCAGAAAGATCAGGGATTGCGAAGGAAGGGTGCCGGTGGTCACTGGATTCTTCGGGACTGTACCTGGGGGTCTTCTTGATCAAGTTGGTCGTGGTTACACAGATCTTTGCGCCGCGCTTGTTGCAGTCGGAGTCCATGCCAAAGAGCTGCAGGTGTGGAAGGAGGTTGACGGGATTTTCACCGCTGATCCTCGCAAAGTCCCAACCGCGCGTCTGCTGCCAGCCATTACACCCGCTGAGGCAGCTGAATTGACCTTTTACGGCTCCGAAGTAATCCATCCTTTCACCATGGAGCAAGTCATCCGCGCTAGAATTCCCATTCGTATAAAGAACGTCATGAATCCAAAGGGTGATGGGACTGTGATATTCCCCGACTCGACATACGAACTTGAAAGAACAACCCCAGGCCATGATCCCAGGCTTTTCCGAACGCGAAGCCCCAGTCTCATGCAGAGGCCGAAGCGACCGACAGCTGTCACAATCAAACATAAAATACTCGTCATCAATGTGCATTCAAACAAGCGCTCGCTTTCCCATGGCTTTTTTGCTGGTATATTCTCTGTTCTTGACCGCTGGAGACTCTCGATTGATTTGATATCTACAAGTGAGGTCCATGTGTCAATGGCCCTTCACTCAGAGATGCCTCTCCTCAATGGAGTTGGTAGAGACGAGTACCAGATCATCGACGAAGATCTGAAAGGCGCGTTGAATGACTTGCAGAAATATGGTACAGTTGATATTATTCCAGAGATGGCCATCCTTAGCCTGGTCGGGAAGCAAATGAAGAACATGATTGGAGTTGCAGGGCGCATGTTTACCACACTCGGAGAGAATAATGTTAATATCGAAATGATATCACAGG GTGCGAGCGAAATAAACATCTCATGTGTCATCGAAGAAAGGGACGCAGACCGTGCTCTCAATATAATTCACACCAGCATGTTTACTTTCCTTGACTGA
- a CDS encoding forkhead box transcription factor, with product MDPTRSGSFVPPLPEPAAEYDKKGSLSHSQHLSSSCSSSLSLQPPENVHSGQECILDPPLSSALRPSPMKTPRGLKTSLSGRRELGFIPITAPAPPKFTTDSPAKRTPSTTYSCNTSSSSAMPQSALFTTFPSANNGKQSSKEKRQLAESCNDNFADFPEPSFASKPLKRTLMDAAPLKERTIKKQKREDVDVTRLPNPEEMSPIEDDGTKPPYSYATLIGMSILRAPNRRLTLAQIYKWISDTFSYYKHSDPGWQNSIRHNLSLNKAFIKQERPKDDPGKGNYWAIEPGMEAQFLKDKPLRRATMSSLPLPVTSQREPAHTQSSSTTTWAIPPPNHTFVPKSSKNVDLSSDATIPASDPALQDDMSDEGVNAATSQAPLRSSPPQPIRSSPPIAPPRFIRQGTPPTPSHPTPSATVPHSRQRESTTINDSGYFSSLESSAMRPKKTGHILTSDLDIDPPRIKRGRAEEEIARIRSSSHDISPRRPGMLTDAGVVTGSSPARGEYVSMLPPPLTPVIKFKKPVKPPPSVSPNTNLRNHRKKIQQMVNSPLKNLGLTDEDLPWSPAFRIQDETYTPSDHLHATFDVFAESAEEGISTLANGSPEKRPGKRARTDTEDQTGTILADITSESVNSKIGMQALSPAKSKSPLFPESPSKVPEYGRFGDATHDDFFSFHLFDESPVEVDGVDLLQGFQKIGSSSKEEPARSKSHASRPQLNIRSNTALF from the coding sequence ATGGATCCTACGCGTTCCGGGTCCTTTGTGCCACCACTTCCAGAACCGGCTGCAGAGTACGACAAGAAGGGTTCTCTATCCCACTCTCAGCATCTTAGCTCATCATGTTCATCGTCACTATCTTTACAGCCGCCCGAGAACGTCCACTCCGGTCAAGAATGCATACTTGATCCGCCACTCTCCAGCGCTCTTCGACCGTCTCCAATGAAGACACCTCGTGGGCTGAAAACTTCGCTTTCTGGCCGTCGCGAACTAGGCTTCATTCCCATAACAGCCCCCGCTCCGCCGAAGTTCACAACAGACTCGCCAGCTAAGAGGACCCCAAGTACCACATATTCATGCAAcacatcttcatcttcggcaaTGCCACAATCTGCCCTATTCACGACCTTTCCCAGCGCCAACAATGGAAAACAGTCAtccaaggagaagagacaATTGGCTGAATCTTGCAATGACAACTTCGCTGATTTTCCTGAACCATCTTTTGCATCGAAGCCTCTGAAGAGGACCCTCATGGATGCTGCCCCATTGAAAGAGCGAACGATCAAGAAGCAGAAACGCGAAGACGTCGATGTTACGCGACTTCCGAACCCTGAGGAGATGTCCCCCATTGAAGACGATGGCACAAAGCCTCCTTACAGCTATGCGACCTTGATAGGAATGTCTATTTTACGTGCGCCTAACCGACGGTTGACTTTGGCTCAGATTTACAAATGGATCTCAGATACTTTTTCTTATTACAAACACAGTGATCCTGGGTGGCAGAATAGCATTCGTCATAATCTCAGTCTGAACAAAGCTTTTATCAAGCAGGAACGGCCGAAAGATGACCCTGGCAAGGGGAATTACTGGGCCATTGAACCAGGAATGGAAGCTCAATTTCTTAAGGATAAGCCTTTGCGTCGTGCAACAATGTCaagtcttcctcttcctgttaCCTCCCAGAGAGAGCCTGCTCACACGCAAAGTTCCAGCACGACAACATGGGCCATTCCCCCACCCAACCACACCTTTGTGCCGAAGAGCTCTAAGAATGTGGATCTTTCTTCTGATGCCACAATACCCGCCTCAGACCCTGCTCTTCAGGACGACATGAGTGACGAGGGTGTCAATGCTGCTACATCCCAAGCGCCTCTGCGCTCTTCTCCACCTCAACCAATACGTTCGTCACCTCCTATCGCGCCCCCTCGCTTTATTCGCCAGGGTACACCTCCAACGCCTTCTCATCCCACACCTTCCGCCACTGTTCCTCACTCTCGCCAACGAGAGTCGACCACAATCAACGATAGCGGGTACTTCTCTTCCCTAGAGTCTTCGGCAATGCGTCCAAAGAAGACAGGGCATATATTAACGTCGGACCTGGATATTGACCCCCCTCGTATCAAACGTGGCcgagcagaagaggagatagCACGAATTCGAAGCTCTTCCCACGATATCAGTCCAAGACGTCCCGGGATGCTCACAGATGCTGGGGTAGTAACGGGGTCTTCGCCGGCTCGCGGTGAATACGTCAGCATgctgcctcctcctctgACGCCGGTGATAAAATTCAAGAAGCCAGTTAAGCCCCCGCCGTCGGTGTCTCCCAACACAAACCTTCGGAATCACCGCAAGAAAATCCAACAAATGGTCAATTCTCCCTTAAAAAATCTGGGCCTTACAGATGAAGACCTCCCATGGAGTCCTGCTTTCAGAATCCAAGACGAAACATACACCCCAAGCGACCACCTTCACGCGACTTTCGATGTCTTTGCCGAATccgcagaagaaggaatctCGACACTAGCAAATGGCTCTCCAGAGAAACGGCCTGGGAAGCGTGCTCGAACAGATACTGAAGACCAGACCGGTACTATCCTTGCCGATATAACTTCTGAGAGTGTCAATAGCAAAATAGGCATGCAGGCTTTGTCGCCTGCCAAGTCCAAGAGTCCCTTGTTCCCTGAATCACCGTCGAAAGTGCCTGAATATGGGCGCTTTGGCGATGCCACCCACGACGACTTTTTttccttccatctcttcgacgAAAGCCCCGTGGAAGTAGACGGAGTCGACCTCCTGCAAGGCTTTCAGAAGATTGGAAGTTCGAGCAAGGAAGAACCTGCGAGATCCAAATCGCACGCCTCAAGACCTCAACTAAATATCAGAAGCAATACTGCTTTATTTTGA
- a CDS encoding BUD31 family protein has product MPPLRTSRNRKPPPAGFDDIEDTLLEFSNKMKDAENAPHDGKKKHEMLWPIFQISHQRSRYIYDLYYEKEAISRQLYEWLLKNNYADANLIAKWKKQGYEKLCCLRCIQTKETNFNATCICRVPKAQLKEDQMIQCVSCGCRGCASSD; this is encoded by the exons ATGCCACCGCTACGAACCTCGCGGAATCGTAAACCACCACCTGCAGGCTTTGATGACATAGAGGACACTTTGCTGGAGTTCAGCAATAAAATGAAAGATGCAGAAAACGCGCCACacgatggcaagaagaaacaTGAGATGTTATGGCCGATTTTCCAAATAAGTCATCAGC GCTCGAGATACATATACGATCTTTATTACGAAAAAGAGGCAATATCAAGGCAGTTGTATGAATGGCTCCTCAAGAACAATTATGCGGACGCCAACCTCATTGCCAAATGGAAGAAACAAGGCTACGAAAAG CTTTGTTGTCTCCGCTGTATTCAAACGAAAGAGACAAATTTTAATGCGACGTGTATCTGCCGGGTGCCGAAAGCCCAGTTAAAGGAGGATCAGATGATTCAGTGCGTCAGTTGTGGTTGTCGAGGCTGCGCAAGCAGTGACTGA
- a CDS encoding 60S ribosomal protein uL23: MAPKVENKQGKTKPSDRAGAAAKAVLKGTGAHKSRKIRTSTTFHRPKTLQLSRSPKYPRKSIPHEPRLDAHKVVLYPLNTESAMKKIEEHNTLVFIVDVKANKRQIKLALKKLYDVDTVKVNTLVRPDGSKKAFARLTPDVDALDIAATKLAIV, encoded by the exons ATGGCCCCCAAGGTGGAAAACAAGCAAG GCAAGACCAAGCCCAGCGACAgggctggcgctgctgccaAGGCAGTCTTGAAGGGTACAGGC GCGCACAAGTCTCGCAAGATCCGCACTTCCACCACCTTCCACCGTCCCAAGACCCTTCAGCTCTCTCGGTCGCCCAAGTACCCCCGCAAGTCGATCCCTCATGAGCCCCGTCTCGACGCCCACAAGGTTGTCCTTTACCCTCTCAACACCGAGAGTGccatgaagaagattgaggagCACAACACTCTGGTTTTCATTGTGGACGTCAAGGCGAACAAGAGACAGATCAAGCTGGCCCTCAAGAAGCTGTACGATGTTGACACCGTCAAGGTCAACACTCTCGTCAG ACCCGATGGATCGAAGAAGGCCTTCGCTCGGCTAACCCCTGATGTGGACGCTCTGGACATTGCTGCCACCAAGCTTGCCATTGTCTAG
- a CDS encoding putative RTA1 domain protein: MEKTPDCLPYSLNIPTPFGYRPSLVAGIIFMILFLGVTIVHVWQAFRHRNIWLGLAFSLGTFGELVGWLGRTVAYRCLYSVKLLEMQLAALIMAPAFTTAGIYGVLGLMIPIIGQDKSPLQPNLYLIIFMMVDFFSLLLQAVGGGLAGAAFSQNSSPWPGTYTMVAGIIWQLVSTCVFATLVEYVPWPRTDCAESSPAADLAVVDDCGYVYGGAGRVSEHGVDEWVARVSVYARGVCNYSRCGIDVHCKFGAVCLEPSSFGPGCEGECKKDASWGGIEM; this comes from the exons ATGGAGAAAACTCCCGATTGTCTTCCCTATAGCCTAAATATTCCCACTCCCTTCGGCTATCGCCCCTCCCTTGTGGCCGGTATAATCTTCATGATCCTCTTCTTGGGGGTAACAATTGTCCATGTGTGGCAGGCCTTTCGGCATAGAAATATCTGGCTTGGGCTAGCCTTCTCCCTAGGTACATTCGGCGAACTTGTCGGATGGTTAGGCCGTACCGTGGCGTATCGCTGTCTGTATTCTGTCAAGCTGCTCGAGATGCAACTGGCCGCGTTAATCATGG CCCCCGCCTTCACGACAGCCGGCATCTACGGTGTCCTGGGCCTGATGATCCCAATCATCGGACAGGACAAGTCCCCCTTGCAGCCGAACCTCTACCTCATCATCTTTATGATGGTTGATTTCTTcagcctcctcctccaggccgTCGGCGGTGGTCTTGCTGGCGCTGCCTTCAGCCAGAACAGCTCCCCCTGGCCGGGAACTTACACGATGGTAGCTGGGATAATCTGGCAACTGGTCTCAACCTGCGTCTTTGCTACATTGGTTGAGTACGTACCGTGGCCTAGGACCGATTGCGCAGAATCAAGCCCTGCGGCGGATCTCGCTGTCGTTGATGATTGCGGTTACGTGTATGGTGGCGCGGGGCGTGTATCGGAGCATGGAGTTGATGAATGGGTGGCGAGGGTATCTGTTTACGCACGAGGTGTATGCAATTATTCTCGATGCGGCATTGATGTTCATTGCAAGTTTGGTGCTGTGTGTTTGGAACCCAGCAGCTTTGGTCCTGGATGCGAGGGAGAATGCAAGAAGGATGCAAGCTGGGGTGGAATTGAGATGTGA
- a CDS encoding 25S rRNA (adenine2142-N1)-methyltransferase, which yields MAAVKKRLKRPKLLSHTRPPTARAQNPKLSAKATRNLIRTHHRLLKSRAQALKAGNEDLVREIDERIEANGGLESYQLASKLGQSLERGGDSSKVLVDWIAPSLTQLKNSPYKLRMLEVGALSTENACSKNQYLDVTRIDLNAQEPGILKQDFMKRPLPLTDGDRFHIISLSLVLNYVPNATGRGDMLKRCVGFLTQTPPAGSSITIRPSLFLVLPLACVKNSRYLTPSRLQDILSSMGFTLAKSKETSKLIFQLWEHDRQGEPRPFKKEILNPGKMRNNFAINVQ from the coding sequence ATGGCTGCTGTTAAAAAGCGGTTAAAGAGGCCAAAGCTGCTCTCTCACACACGCCCGCCAACAGCTAGAGCGCAAAACCCAAAACTCTCAGCAAAGGCGACCCGAAATCTCATTCGGACCCATCATCGTCTCTTGAAGTCTCGAGCCCAGGCATTAAAAGCAGGCAACGAGGACCTAGTCCGGGAGATCGATGAGCGAATCGAAGCAAATGGTGGCTTGGAGAGCTATCAACTTGCCAGCAAGTTGGGACAGTCGCTGGAACGTGGCGGCGACTCGAGTAAAGTCCTTGTGGATTGGATTGCTCCGAGCTTAACTCAGTTAAAAAATTCCCCTTATAAGCTACGAATGCTTGAAGTAGGGGCTCTGAGCACGGAAAATGCATGCTCTAAAAATCAGTACCTTGACGTCACGAGGATTGATCTGAATGCTCAGGAGCCAGGCATTTTAAAACAGGATTTCATGAAGAGGCCTCTTCCCCTCACCGATGGTGATCGGTTTCACATCATCAGTTTGTCTTTGGTGCTTAACTACGTTCCAAATGCAACAGGGAGAGGAGATATGTTGAAACGTTGTGTAGGGTTTCTGACACAGACACCCCCGGCTGGCTCCTCAATCACCATCCGACCTAGCCTGTTTCTGGTCTTGCCGTTGGCTTGCGTCAAAAACTCGCGGTACCTGACACCGAGTCGGTTGCAAGACATATTGTCCAGTATGGGATTTACATTGGCAAAGAGTAAGGAGACCTCGAAATTGATATTCCAGCTCTGGGAGCATGACCGACAGGGCGAGCCTCGGCCATTTAAAAAGGAAATTCTAAATCCTGGGAAGATGCGAAACAATTTCGCTATCAATGTTCAATAA